A DNA window from Acetobacter aceti NBRC 14818 contains the following coding sequences:
- a CDS encoding glycosyltransferase family protein has product MKNRLLFILKSREGHWGYGSRESGLSNSVRFVVDMLNANGIEAQSVEVADNNAIDREVTAYRPTHVIIEAFWVVPEKFDILQKLHPQVQWIVRDHSETPFLANEGIAFGWTVDYLQRGVEVMCNAPRAVSDMAVVAMGCGLDPSGITYGPNVYPVPRLCDIAPHTRQQGVVNIGCFGAVRPLKNHMTQAIAAIAFAESIGSVLRFHINATRVEGQGSPVLKNLRELFARSDHELVEHGWMPHAEFLSVLSGIDILMQVSFTETFNIVAADAMAMSVPVLVSSELPWIGHYAHRNPTDAADMAQGLYAIWNENEHERLKRLLKQRRDMEVYCARSSATWQRRFGGKARLVGMETQGMANA; this is encoded by the coding sequence ATGAAAAATCGTCTTCTATTTATTTTGAAGTCCCGTGAAGGTCATTGGGGCTACGGTTCGCGTGAATCTGGTCTTTCAAATTCTGTCCGTTTTGTCGTGGACATGCTCAATGCAAATGGCATTGAAGCCCAATCCGTTGAAGTCGCAGATAACAACGCGATTGATCGGGAGGTAACAGCCTACAGGCCAACGCATGTGATCATCGAGGCGTTCTGGGTTGTTCCGGAAAAATTCGATATCCTCCAAAAGCTGCATCCACAGGTTCAATGGATCGTCAGAGATCACTCGGAAACGCCGTTTCTTGCCAATGAAGGCATCGCCTTTGGCTGGACCGTTGATTATCTGCAGCGTGGTGTTGAGGTTATGTGCAACGCACCGCGCGCCGTGTCGGATATGGCGGTTGTAGCGATGGGCTGTGGGCTGGACCCGTCCGGCATTACCTACGGACCGAATGTTTATCCCGTCCCGCGTCTGTGTGACATCGCTCCTCATACCCGCCAGCAGGGTGTCGTTAATATCGGCTGTTTCGGGGCTGTGCGTCCACTGAAAAATCATATGACGCAGGCGATCGCCGCCATTGCGTTTGCTGAGTCCATTGGTTCGGTTCTGCGTTTCCACATTAACGCAACGCGTGTGGAAGGGCAGGGAAGTCCCGTCCTGAAAAACCTGCGTGAACTCTTCGCAAGATCAGATCATGAACTGGTCGAGCATGGCTGGATGCCACATGCAGAATTTCTGTCCGTGCTGTCCGGGATCGATATTCTTATGCAGGTTTCCTTTACGGAAACATTCAATATTGTCGCAGCCGATGCAATGGCCATGAGTGTTCCGGTGCTGGTATCATCCGAATTGCCGTGGATTGGTCATTACGCGCACCGAAATCCTACAGATGCCGCCGACATGGCGCAGGGCCTGTATGCGATCTGGAACGAAAATGAACACGAGCGTCTGAAGCGACTTCTGAAACAGCGACGTGACATGGAAGTCTATTGCGCCCGCTCTTCCGCGACGTGGCAGCGTCGTTTCGGTGGAAAAGCCCGATTGGTCGGCATGGAAACGCAGGGCATGGCGAATGCCTGA
- the arfB gene encoding alternative ribosome rescue aminoacyl-tRNA hydrolase ArfB, protein MKQTVLPGVVLDEDDLEITYILASGPGGQNVNKVATAAQLRFNLLNAQGIPERIRLRALELAGTRATRDGAIVITGRRFRSQQRNREDVIQRLIELIRQAAHRPAFRVATRPGRAARQRRLDGKAHRAGIKQNRRVRSDD, encoded by the coding sequence ATGAAACAGACTGTTCTGCCTGGCGTGGTCCTCGATGAGGACGATCTTGAAATCACCTACATTCTGGCTTCCGGCCCCGGTGGCCAGAACGTGAACAAGGTGGCGACGGCTGCCCAGTTACGTTTCAATCTGCTCAATGCTCAGGGAATACCGGAACGCATTCGTCTTAGAGCGCTGGAACTTGCGGGAACGCGGGCGACCCGTGATGGTGCAATTGTCATCACGGGACGGCGCTTTCGCAGTCAGCAGAGAAACCGTGAAGATGTCATTCAGCGTCTGATCGAGTTGATCAGACAGGCCGCTCATCGCCCTGCATTCCGTGTCGCAACAAGACCGGGACGCGCCGCCCGGCAGCGGCGTCTGGATGGCAAGGCCCATCGGGCCGGCATCAAGCAGAATCGCAGGGTCCGGTCTGACGACTGA